The Agromyces mangrovi genome contains a region encoding:
- a CDS encoding glycosyl hydrolase family 95 catalytic domain-containing protein — translation MSGADASGASPAPAGRAAYRRLLDLRAGVHEVRAGALTVSSFASGVDGVLVIVVDGADPALLAATSVALDSQLRVLARTEQGDEQVLLLRMPSDVAPGHEPDLPAAEWDDAPGAALEGALVTRRIDAGHRVAWLVATETTYTAPGRAPVGDAASAADRARARIALAAAHGLDALRDRHEAEHRAAMDRVRIDLGDEPAGELATDARLRAAASAPEGALAHDPALAALVVEYGRYLLWSSARPGGLPPNLQGIWNAELRPPWSSNYTVNINTEMNHWASFTAALPETAAPLRDFVRALAERAVDATRRLYDAPGWTVHHNTDAWGFAAPAGRGGADPRWAAWPMGGAWLARHLWEPVAFGAASDAELAESWPAIRGAAEFALHWHHRDARGDWSTAPSTSPENAYLAADGAPAALDRASAMDLALLRDLFEIVVAAADRLGLVDDPVAVDAHDRLAVLPDAPAIDDEGRLREWSEARTEEDPHHRHVSHLYGLYPGAGAWDDAHRAAAAVTLERRGDESTGWSLAWKLALWARLGRGDKVGDLLELLLRPADDVTGEWAGGLYPNLLAAHPPFQIDGNLGAVAGVLEALVQSHDGCIELLPALPPALAHGSVRGVVARPGIEVDVDWAHGELVRATVRAHRGAAGVCIIRHRGIARSVRLRDGEAVRLEATAFGGAPFAPERTHVGSAASAPP, via the coding sequence GTGTCGGGGGCGGATGCCTCCGGCGCATCGCCCGCACCCGCCGGCCGTGCGGCGTACCGGCGCCTGCTCGACCTGCGTGCCGGGGTGCACGAGGTGCGCGCGGGCGCGCTCACCGTGTCGTCGTTCGCCTCCGGTGTCGACGGAGTGCTCGTCATCGTGGTCGACGGGGCCGATCCTGCTCTGCTCGCCGCCACCTCGGTCGCACTCGACTCGCAGCTGCGCGTGCTCGCACGGACGGAGCAGGGCGACGAACAGGTGCTGCTGCTTCGCATGCCGTCGGACGTGGCGCCCGGCCACGAGCCCGACCTGCCCGCCGCCGAGTGGGATGACGCCCCCGGCGCCGCGCTCGAGGGCGCCCTCGTCACCCGCCGCATCGACGCCGGCCACCGGGTCGCCTGGCTCGTCGCGACCGAGACCACGTACACGGCGCCCGGCCGTGCGCCCGTCGGCGACGCGGCATCCGCCGCCGACCGCGCCCGCGCGCGCATCGCCCTTGCCGCAGCCCACGGCCTCGACGCCCTGCGCGATCGGCACGAGGCCGAGCACCGTGCCGCGATGGACCGCGTGCGCATCGACCTCGGCGACGAGCCCGCGGGCGAACTCGCCACCGACGCACGGCTGCGCGCCGCCGCATCCGCTCCCGAGGGCGCCCTCGCCCACGACCCCGCCCTCGCCGCCCTCGTCGTCGAGTACGGGCGGTACCTGCTCTGGTCGAGCGCCCGGCCCGGCGGCCTGCCACCGAACCTGCAGGGCATCTGGAACGCCGAGCTGCGCCCGCCGTGGAGCTCGAACTACACGGTCAACATCAACACCGAGATGAACCACTGGGCCTCCTTCACGGCGGCCCTCCCCGAGACCGCCGCCCCGCTGCGCGACTTCGTGCGCGCCCTCGCGGAGCGAGCCGTCGACGCAACGCGCCGGCTCTACGACGCACCGGGCTGGACCGTGCACCACAACACCGACGCGTGGGGCTTCGCGGCCCCGGCCGGTCGCGGCGGCGCGGACCCGCGCTGGGCCGCCTGGCCGATGGGCGGCGCCTGGCTCGCACGGCACCTCTGGGAGCCGGTGGCCTTCGGCGCGGCATCCGATGCCGAGCTCGCGGAGTCGTGGCCCGCGATCCGGGGCGCCGCCGAGTTCGCGCTGCACTGGCACCACCGCGACGCACGCGGCGACTGGTCGACGGCACCCTCGACCTCGCCCGAGAACGCGTACCTCGCCGCCGACGGTGCGCCCGCGGCGCTCGACCGCGCGTCGGCCATGGACCTCGCGCTGCTGCGCGACCTCTTCGAGATCGTGGTGGCCGCGGCCGACCGGCTCGGCCTCGTCGACGACCCGGTCGCCGTCGACGCGCACGACCGGCTCGCCGTGCTGCCCGACGCCCCCGCGATCGACGACGAGGGCCGCCTGCGCGAGTGGTCGGAGGCGCGCACCGAGGAGGATCCGCACCACCGGCACGTGAGCCACCTGTACGGCCTGTACCCGGGCGCGGGCGCCTGGGACGACGCCCACCGCGCCGCCGCGGCGGTCACGCTGGAACGCCGCGGCGACGAGTCGACCGGGTGGTCGCTCGCCTGGAAGCTCGCGCTCTGGGCGCGACTCGGCCGCGGCGACAAGGTCGGAGACCTGCTCGAGCTGCTGCTGCGCCCCGCCGACGACGTGACCGGCGAGTGGGCGGGCGGGCTCTACCCGAACCTCCTGGCTGCGCATCCGCCGTTCCAGATCGACGGCAACCTCGGCGCGGTCGCCGGCGTGCTCGAGGCGCTGGTGCAGAGCCACGACGGATGCATCGAGCTGCTGCCCGCCCTGCCGCCCGCGCTCGCCCACGGCAGCGTCCGCGGCGTGGTCGCGCGGCCCGGCATCGAGGTCGACGTCGACTGGGCGCACGGCGAGCTGGTGCGCGCGACCGTCCGGGCCCACCGCGGGGCGGCGGGCGTGTGCATCATCCGTCACCGGGGCATCGCGCGCAGCGTGCGACTGCGCGACGGCGAGGCCGTGCGCCTCGAGGCCACTGCGTTCGGCGGCGCTCCGTTCGCGCCCGAGCGGACGCACGTGGGCTCAGCGGCATCCGCCCCGCCCTGA
- a CDS encoding carbohydrate ABC transporter permease, which yields MASDTLSVTAATTMPDAPEPGAAPRAPKPPKRPRGATTFVNGDRVSRVGMVITTAALLIPTAYFLVPVLWLVVASTKSTGDLFSTPGFAFADFHLWDNLVELSTYDDGIYWRWAFNSVIYSVIGSALTAFVCALTGYALAVYRFRGRNVLIGIVLGSMLIPGTVIAQPTYVLLVNLGLNNTYWGILLPALVFPFGVLLSFIYAQSSVPIELIEAARLDGAGEFRIFAGMGLRLMSTGLVTVLLFAFLGSWNSYLLPLLVLTDQELMPLTVGLTGWSQASITIPGLQVLTVVGSLVSVIPIAIVFLSLQRYWKSGLTAGGVRG from the coding sequence ATGGCCTCTGACACCCTCTCCGTGACCGCGGCGACGACGATGCCGGATGCCCCCGAGCCGGGCGCCGCACCTCGCGCACCGAAGCCGCCCAAGCGCCCGCGCGGCGCCACCACGTTCGTGAACGGCGACCGCGTGAGCCGCGTCGGCATGGTCATCACGACCGCCGCCCTGCTCATCCCGACCGCGTACTTCCTCGTGCCCGTGCTCTGGCTCGTCGTCGCGTCGACCAAGTCGACCGGTGACCTGTTCTCGACGCCCGGGTTCGCGTTCGCCGACTTCCACCTCTGGGACAACCTGGTCGAGCTCAGCACGTACGACGACGGCATCTACTGGCGCTGGGCGTTCAACTCGGTGATCTACTCGGTCATCGGCTCGGCCCTCACCGCGTTCGTCTGCGCGCTGACCGGGTACGCGCTCGCCGTGTACCGGTTCCGCGGCCGCAACGTGCTCATCGGCATCGTGCTCGGCAGCATGCTCATCCCGGGCACCGTCATCGCGCAGCCGACCTACGTGCTGCTCGTGAACCTCGGCTTGAACAACACCTACTGGGGCATCCTGCTGCCGGCGCTGGTGTTCCCGTTCGGCGTGCTGCTGTCGTTCATCTACGCGCAGTCGTCGGTGCCGATCGAGCTCATCGAGGCGGCCCGGCTCGACGGTGCGGGCGAGTTCCGCATCTTCGCCGGCATGGGCCTGCGCCTCATGTCGACCGGCCTGGTGACGGTGCTGCTGTTCGCGTTCCTCGGCAGCTGGAACAGCTACCTCCTGCCGCTGCTGGTGCTCACCGACCAGGAGCTCATGCCGCTCACGGTCGGCCTCACCGGCTGGAGCCAGGCGTCGATCACCATCCCGGGCCTGCAGGTCCTGACCGTCGTCGGCTCGCTGGTCTCGGTCATCCCGATCGCGATCGTGTTCCTGTCGCTCCAGCGCTACTGGAAGTCGGGCCTCACGGCCGGCGGCGTGCGCGGCTGA
- a CDS encoding carbohydrate ABC transporter permease, which yields MTAVTARPTASRRRFNGAGKPWVPYLFVAPFVLLFLVFLVSPIIVAVWNSLFSQQSSGLGFGGTTTAFVGLDNFARALSDQDFLVSFGRVALYGLVQVPVMMFIAATLALLFDSALVRGRRFFQFAAFLPYAVPGVIAALLWGFLYQPSVSPLIQALSSIGVDANLLAPGTVLWSIANVSIWSYTGINMIIMFAALQAIPREIYEAARIDGASDLRIAVGIKLPMIAPAVLLTTLSSIIGTLQLFNEPQVLKNVTANISSDYTPNMAIYAASTLGKDPNLASAMAVILGVATLIVSVIVLRLNNRTTKRASDGL from the coding sequence ATGACCGCAGTCACTGCTCGTCCCACGGCTTCCCGGCGCCGCTTCAACGGCGCCGGGAAGCCCTGGGTGCCCTATCTCTTCGTCGCACCGTTCGTGCTGCTGTTCCTGGTGTTCCTCGTCTCGCCGATCATCGTGGCGGTCTGGAACAGCCTGTTCTCGCAGCAGTCGAGCGGCCTCGGCTTCGGCGGCACGACCACCGCATTCGTCGGCCTCGACAACTTCGCCCGCGCGCTGTCCGACCAGGACTTCCTGGTGAGCTTCGGCCGGGTCGCCCTCTACGGCCTCGTGCAGGTGCCGGTGATGATGTTCATCGCCGCGACCCTCGCGCTCCTCTTCGACAGCGCGCTCGTGCGCGGCCGACGGTTCTTCCAGTTCGCGGCGTTCCTGCCGTACGCGGTGCCCGGCGTGATCGCCGCGCTCCTCTGGGGGTTCCTCTACCAGCCGTCGGTGAGCCCGCTCATCCAGGCCCTGTCGAGCATCGGCGTCGACGCGAACCTCCTCGCACCCGGCACCGTGCTCTGGTCGATCGCCAACGTCAGCATCTGGTCGTACACCGGCATCAACATGATCATCATGTTCGCCGCGCTCCAGGCGATCCCGCGCGAGATCTACGAGGCCGCCCGCATCGACGGCGCGAGCGACCTGCGCATCGCGGTCGGCATCAAGCTGCCGATGATCGCGCCCGCCGTGCTGCTCACGACGCTCTCGTCGATCATCGGCACGCTCCAGCTGTTCAACGAGCCGCAGGTGCTGAAGAACGTCACCGCGAACATCTCCAGCGACTACACGCCGAACATGGCGATCTACGCGGCATCCACCCTCGGCAAGGACCCGAACCTCGCGTCGGCGATGGCCGTCATCCTGGGCGTCGCGACGCTGATCGTCTCGGTCATCGTCCTGCGCCTGAACAACCGCACCACGAAGCGAGCGAGCGATGGCCTCTGA